The genomic segment TATGGCCGTGACCACTGCCACGCCCAGTCCCCGGCAAGTATTAGCCATAGGTTGTCTCGTTTGCCGTCCCCGCTCGGTCAAACTGCCTAAACCCCTTGAGGCGCGTTTCACGTTGCCGTTGGCGCGCCGCTATTTCCCGGGCACACTATGAGACGGGGGTCGAAGCGGGATCAACGCGAAACGGTAAAATCGGCGCAAAAGAGGGCGATATTTCCCGAAATGGCTGCACAAAAGCCACATAGAGCCGCGCTTTGGGCGCGCCTGGCGGGCATTGTCGCGGCGCTGCTCGTCATCGGTGTCGGCATTCTGCGCCCGCCCATTCTGGACGGCCTCACCAATGCGCTTTTCGACACCTATCAGAGGCTGCGCCCGCGCGAGAGCGCGCCGGTCGCCATCCGTATCGTCGACATTGACGAGGAAAGCCTCAACCGCCTCGGCCAGTGGCCCTGGCCGCGCGACGAGATCGCCATCATGGTGGAGCGCCTGGGCGCGCTGGGCGCCGTCGCGATCGGCTTCGACATCACCTTCTCCAAGTCCGACCGGACCTCGCCGCGCCTCGTCCTGGAACGGCTGTCCCACAGGAATCCCCAGCTCGACATCAGGATTCCCAAAGGGCTGCCCAACCATGACCGCGAGCTCGCCGAGGCGTTCACGGAATGGCCGGTCGTCGCCGGCTTCATCATGACGGGGGCGCCGGAGAACAAGCCGACCCCGCCCAAGGCGGGCCTCGCCTTCGCCGGCGCGGACCCGGCCTCCTATCTCGTTCCCTTCGGCGGCATGGTGACGAACCTTCCGCTTCTCAACGAGGCGGCGTCGGGTCTCGGCTTCTTCAACTACCGCCCCGACCGCGACCGCATCATCCGGCGCGCGCCAGTCGTCGCGCTGCTCGACGGACAGGTCTACCCCTCGCTCGCCACGGAAACGCTGCGCGTGGCACAGGGCGCGAGCACGCTGCAGGTCCGCAGCACCGGTGCGAGCGGCGAACTCGGTGCCGGCGGCAAGCCGGCCATGATCGCGCTGCGCGTCGGCAATTTCACCGTGCCCACCACGGCGGGCGGCGAGATGCCGATCCACTATTCGACACCGAAGCTAGACCGCCTGCTGCCCGCCTGGAAGCTCATGACGGGTACAGACGACCAGATCGAGGCGCTGCGCCCGCTGATCCAGGACCACATCGTGCTGGTCGGCACGAGCGCGCCGGGCCTCCTGGACCTCGTCGCCACGCCGCTGTCGGACTCCGTGCCCGGCGTCCTGGTGCAGGCGGAAATCATCGACCAGATCGTCTCCGGCGCCTTTCTGAGGGAGCCCGACTGGTCGGTCGGCGCCGTCGTTGGGCTCATGTTCGCAATCTCGCTTGCTCTGATCGTGCTGCTCCCCATAGCCGGCCCGGCCTGGAGCGGGCTGCTCGGCATGGCGGCGGTCGGGGGCGCGTTGGCCGTGTCGTGGCTGAGCTTCACCGAATATGGCCTGATGCTGTCGCCGGTCTATCCGGTCCTGTGCGCGCTCTTCGTATATCTGAGCATGACGGCGGTGCTGTTCCTCGCCACGGAGCGGGAGCGGCGCGGCATCCGCTCCGCC from the Kaustia mangrovi genome contains:
- a CDS encoding CHASE2 domain-containing protein gives rise to the protein MAAQKPHRAALWARLAGIVAALLVIGVGILRPPILDGLTNALFDTYQRLRPRESAPVAIRIVDIDEESLNRLGQWPWPRDEIAIMVERLGALGAVAIGFDITFSKSDRTSPRLVLERLSHRNPQLDIRIPKGLPNHDRELAEAFTEWPVVAGFIMTGAPENKPTPPKAGLAFAGADPASYLVPFGGMVTNLPLLNEAASGLGFFNYRPDRDRIIRRAPVVALLDGQVYPSLATETLRVAQGASTLQVRSTGASGELGAGGKPAMIALRVGNFTVPTTAGGEMPIHYSTPKLDRLLPAWKLMTGTDDQIEALRPLIQDHIVLVGTSAPGLLDLVATPLSDSVPGVLVQAEIIDQIVSGAFLREPDWSVGAVVGLMFAISLALIVLLPIAGPAWSGLLGMAAVGGALAVSWLSFTEYGLMLSPVYPVLCALFVYLSMTAVLFLATERERRGIRSAFGLYLAPELVEQLADHPDQLSLGGEDRELTVLFCDIRSFTTLSEGLPPQELTGLINGFLTPMSEELLAGGATIDKYIGDAIMAFWNAPLPAENHAARACATALAMQRRLAEVNRSLGRDLHMGVGLNTGTCCVGNLGSRQRFNYSAVGDAVNLASRIEGLTKHYHVPILVGHDTATAAPGFAFLEIESIRVVGRHEPVTVHALLCGPDEVAADAIARLSETQQAMLCAYRAGEWARALDLVEEARRTAADVLPDQDLGALYDGYRDRIETLARDAPADWTGIVTAEEK